Proteins from a single region of Platichthys flesus chromosome 16, fPlaFle2.1, whole genome shotgun sequence:
- the cbx7a gene encoding chromobox homolog 7a isoform X2 — translation MELSSIGDQVFAVESITKKRMRKGNVEYLLKWQGWPPKYSTWEPEENILDPRLVLAYEENQEKLRALAYRRKGLRPRRLLLRNIFAMDLRSAHKVAVKPPPRLRLSLTRAMSTDVDTGECSTMYRHPLRRSSKQRGAKRGPDEPSNEPLQPLSKKEEPMEEDWSGTSEEEKQEESESTAEEQQEDSLYGVSECSSPPLLQRQDLMDEEEKVYTELTMADSDAWTDGPDACDTKEDQTSTCSQSKDGALAMVARPEDAVTVGDRSDWEEEEEEEEESGSACLRLEGGDTVSVIVSVQDTGMMAGAAYSAPEERTEEVGGDKQSVTTPPTERSGSVIVTNVTINALTVTFKEATVAEGFFKSS, via the exons ATGGAGCTGTCATCCATCGGAGACCAGGTGTTCGCGGTGGAGTCCATCacgaagaagaggatgaggaag ggTAATGTGGAGTATCTACTGAAATGGCAGGGATGGCCCCCAAA GTACAGCACTTGGGAACCGGAGGAAAATATTTTGGATCCCCGCCTGGTCCTGGCCTACGAGGAGAA TCAGGAGAAGCTCCGAGCTCTGGCCTATCGCAGGAAAGGTCTCAGACCCAGGAGGCTCCTGCTGCGG AACATTTTTGCGATGGACCTGCGGAGCGCCCACAAGGTCGCAGTGAAGCCGCCGCCCCGGCTGCGTCTCTCCCTCACCCGCGCCATGAGCACGGACGTGGACACGGGCGAGTGCAGCACAATGTACCGCCACCCGCTGAGGAGGAGTAGCAAGCAGAGGGGGGCTAAGCGGGGGCCGGACGAGCCCTCGAACGAACCCCTCCAGCCGCTGAGCAAGAAGGAGGAGCCCATGGAGGAGGACTGGAGCGGCACCAGcgaagaggagaagcaggaggagtcCGAAAGCACCgcagaggagcaacaggaggacAGTTTATACG GTGTGTCGGAGTGCAgctcccccccgctgctgcagcGACAGGACTTgatggacgaggaggagaaggtgtaCACCGAGCTGACCATGGCGGACTCGGACGCATGGACTGATGGACCGGATGCATGTGACACTAAAGAGGACCAAACGTCAACGTGCAGCCAATCGAAGGACGGCGCCTTGGCGATGGTGGCCAGACCAGAAGATGCAGTAACCGTGGGCGACAGGTCAgattgggaggaggaggaggaggaggaggaggagtcagggtCGGCGTGTCTCAGATTAGAGGGGGGGGACACGGTCTCGGTGATAGTGAGCGTTCAGGACACCGGCATGATGGCGGGCGCCGCCTACTCCGCTCCTGAGGAGAGGACCGAGGAGGTGGGCGGCGACAAACAGAGCGTGACCACACCCCCCACAGAGCGGTCCGGGAGCGTGATCGTGACGAACGTGACCATCAACGCGCTGACGGTGACTTTCAAAGAGGCGACGGTGGCCGAAGGCTTCTTTAAGAGCAGCTGA
- the cbx7a gene encoding chromobox homolog 7a isoform X1, translated as MELSSIGDQVFAVESITKKRMRKGNVEYLLKWQGWPPKYSTWEPEENILDPRLVLAYEENQEKLRALAYRRKGLRPRRLLLRNSMLLFTPPNKHRSDSSVTFALTQNIFAMDLRSAHKVAVKPPPRLRLSLTRAMSTDVDTGECSTMYRHPLRRSSKQRGAKRGPDEPSNEPLQPLSKKEEPMEEDWSGTSEEEKQEESESTAEEQQEDSLYGVSECSSPPLLQRQDLMDEEEKVYTELTMADSDAWTDGPDACDTKEDQTSTCSQSKDGALAMVARPEDAVTVGDRSDWEEEEEEEEESGSACLRLEGGDTVSVIVSVQDTGMMAGAAYSAPEERTEEVGGDKQSVTTPPTERSGSVIVTNVTINALTVTFKEATVAEGFFKSS; from the exons ATGGAGCTGTCATCCATCGGAGACCAGGTGTTCGCGGTGGAGTCCATCacgaagaagaggatgaggaag ggTAATGTGGAGTATCTACTGAAATGGCAGGGATGGCCCCCAAA GTACAGCACTTGGGAACCGGAGGAAAATATTTTGGATCCCCGCCTGGTCCTGGCCTACGAGGAGAA TCAGGAGAAGCTCCGAGCTCTGGCCTATCGCAGGAAAGGTCTCAGACCCAGGAGGCTCCTGCTGCGG aacTCAATGCTGCTGTTCACAcctccaaacaaacacaggagtgACTCCTCTGTCACCTTTGCCCTGACGCAGAACATTTTTGCGATGGACCTGCGGAGCGCCCACAAGGTCGCAGTGAAGCCGCCGCCCCGGCTGCGTCTCTCCCTCACCCGCGCCATGAGCACGGACGTGGACACGGGCGAGTGCAGCACAATGTACCGCCACCCGCTGAGGAGGAGTAGCAAGCAGAGGGGGGCTAAGCGGGGGCCGGACGAGCCCTCGAACGAACCCCTCCAGCCGCTGAGCAAGAAGGAGGAGCCCATGGAGGAGGACTGGAGCGGCACCAGcgaagaggagaagcaggaggagtcCGAAAGCACCgcagaggagcaacaggaggacAGTTTATACG GTGTGTCGGAGTGCAgctcccccccgctgctgcagcGACAGGACTTgatggacgaggaggagaaggtgtaCACCGAGCTGACCATGGCGGACTCGGACGCATGGACTGATGGACCGGATGCATGTGACACTAAAGAGGACCAAACGTCAACGTGCAGCCAATCGAAGGACGGCGCCTTGGCGATGGTGGCCAGACCAGAAGATGCAGTAACCGTGGGCGACAGGTCAgattgggaggaggaggaggaggaggaggaggagtcagggtCGGCGTGTCTCAGATTAGAGGGGGGGGACACGGTCTCGGTGATAGTGAGCGTTCAGGACACCGGCATGATGGCGGGCGCCGCCTACTCCGCTCCTGAGGAGAGGACCGAGGAGGTGGGCGGCGACAAACAGAGCGTGACCACACCCCCCACAGAGCGGTCCGGGAGCGTGATCGTGACGAACGTGACCATCAACGCGCTGACGGTGACTTTCAAAGAGGCGACGGTGGCCGAAGGCTTCTTTAAGAGCAGCTGA